A genomic window from Gossypium hirsutum isolate 1008001.06 chromosome D10, Gossypium_hirsutum_v2.1, whole genome shotgun sequence includes:
- the LOC107913798 gene encoding uncharacterized protein isoform X3, translating into MFLMELLWDAFGSTMNFHSGREDAQKHAVDKSCIYCNKVFDDYLALSGHLRIHEEETLRALNFPGRSSNSIDITRNPPAPLPNSQLSLASVNNLTPITRTPTLIDFCAMFGSCDANQANRSKSTGSNLGDAQTQIVMSPSGATFRHNSSASKTFAPVGANAALSSAACASSGGVVATGLPTDSSSYLRKYEVCQFNTDEFQISQDGLPPALRDAMQKTQGYNLGPPPSSYVGKVGQSETILLMGEGSKRPCLADNPMTASLMNASKKPKISPSALEEPKKLQIKELPLLKKLEDSLSALETCVGAEEEGPVDLDLSLHL; encoded by the exons GTTCTACCATGAATTTCCATTCGGGTAGAGAAGATGCGCAGAAGCATGCAGTTGATAAATCATGCATCTATTGCAACAAAGTATTTGACGACTATCTAGCTCTTAGTGGCCACCTTAGGATTCATGAGGAGGAGACATTGAGGGCCCTGAATTTTCCTGGTCGTTCTAGTAATTCCATCGACATTACTAGGAACCCTCCTGCTCCCCTGCCAAACAGCCAACTGAGCTTGGCTAGCGTGAACAATCTGACTCCAATCACTAGAACACCAACTCTAATTGACTTCTGTGCAATGTTCGGCTCATGTGATGCAAACCAGGCTAACAGGAGCAAATCCACTGGCAGCAATCTCGGAGATGCCCAAACTCAGATTGTCATGTCTCCTAGTGGTGCAACTTTTCGCCATAATAGTTCAGCTTCGAAGACATTTGCTCCAGTTGGTGCCAATGCTGCCTTGTCTTCTGCCGCATGTGCTTCATCTGGTGGCGTTGTAGCGACTGGCCTTCCTACAGATTCTTCATCATATTTGCGCAAATATGAGGTTTGTCAGTTTAATACTGATGAATTTCAGATTAGCCAGGATGGTCTGCCACCAGCCTTGAGAGATGCCATGCAGAAAACTCAAGGTTATAATCTGG GTCCGCCCCCATCCTCATACGTGGGTAAAGTTGGTCAATCTGAGACAATTTTGTTGATGGGAGAAGGAAGCAAGAGGCCTTGCTTAGCTGACAATCCAATGACTGCTAGCTTAATGAATGCAtctaaaaaacctaaaatttcCCCCAGTGCACTTGAGGAACCAAAGAAGCTTCAGATCAAGGAGCTTCCTCTTCTCAAGAAACTTGAAGATTCACTATCTGCCTTGGAAACTTGTGTTGGTGCTGAAGAGGAAGGTCCAGTGGATTTAGATCTGTCTCTGCATCTGTAG
- the LOC107913798 gene encoding uncharacterized protein isoform X1, giving the protein MFLMELLWDAFGSTMNFHSGREDAQKHAVDKSCIYCNKVFDDYLALSGHLRIHEEETLRALNFPGRSSNSIDITRNPPAPLPNSQLSLASVNNLTPITRTPTLIDFCAMFGSCDANQANRSKSTGSNLGDAQTQIVMSPSGATFRHNSSASKTFAPVGANAALSSAACASSGGVVATGLPTDSSSYLRKYEVCQFNTDEFQISQDGLPPALRDAMQKTQGYNLGKLPNPTFAITNPDLGCESYQLPRSNGSIASLWLLPGPPPSSYVGKVGQSETILLMGEGSKRPCLADNPMTASLMNASKKPKISPSALEEPKKLQIKELPLLKKLEDSLSALETCVGAEEEGPVDLDLSLHL; this is encoded by the coding sequence GTTCTACCATGAATTTCCATTCGGGTAGAGAAGATGCGCAGAAGCATGCAGTTGATAAATCATGCATCTATTGCAACAAAGTATTTGACGACTATCTAGCTCTTAGTGGCCACCTTAGGATTCATGAGGAGGAGACATTGAGGGCCCTGAATTTTCCTGGTCGTTCTAGTAATTCCATCGACATTACTAGGAACCCTCCTGCTCCCCTGCCAAACAGCCAACTGAGCTTGGCTAGCGTGAACAATCTGACTCCAATCACTAGAACACCAACTCTAATTGACTTCTGTGCAATGTTCGGCTCATGTGATGCAAACCAGGCTAACAGGAGCAAATCCACTGGCAGCAATCTCGGAGATGCCCAAACTCAGATTGTCATGTCTCCTAGTGGTGCAACTTTTCGCCATAATAGTTCAGCTTCGAAGACATTTGCTCCAGTTGGTGCCAATGCTGCCTTGTCTTCTGCCGCATGTGCTTCATCTGGTGGCGTTGTAGCGACTGGCCTTCCTACAGATTCTTCATCATATTTGCGCAAATATGAGGTTTGTCAGTTTAATACTGATGAATTTCAGATTAGCCAGGATGGTCTGCCACCAGCCTTGAGAGATGCCATGCAGAAAACTCAAGGTTATAATCTGGGTAAGCTTCCAAATCCTACCTTTGCTATAACTAATCCTGACCTTGGTTGTGAGTCATATCAGTTGCCTAGATCCAATGGATCTATTGCTTCTTTGTGGCTTTTGCCAGGTCCGCCCCCATCCTCATACGTGGGTAAAGTTGGTCAATCTGAGACAATTTTGTTGATGGGAGAAGGAAGCAAGAGGCCTTGCTTAGCTGACAATCCAATGACTGCTAGCTTAATGAATGCAtctaaaaaacctaaaatttcCCCCAGTGCACTTGAGGAACCAAAGAAGCTTCAGATCAAGGAGCTTCCTCTTCTCAAGAAACTTGAAGATTCACTATCTGCCTTGGAAACTTGTGTTGGTGCTGAAGAGGAAGGTCCAGTGGATTTAGATCTGTCTCTGCATCTGTAG
- the LOC107913798 gene encoding uncharacterized protein isoform X2, with protein sequence MNFHSGREDAQKHAVDKSCIYCNKVFDDYLALSGHLRIHEEETLRALNFPGRSSNSIDITRNPPAPLPNSQLSLASVNNLTPITRTPTLIDFCAMFGSCDANQANRSKSTGSNLGDAQTQIVMSPSGATFRHNSSASKTFAPVGANAALSSAACASSGGVVATGLPTDSSSYLRKYEVCQFNTDEFQISQDGLPPALRDAMQKTQGYNLGKLPNPTFAITNPDLGCESYQLPRSNGSIASLWLLPGPPPSSYVGKVGQSETILLMGEGSKRPCLADNPMTASLMNASKKPKISPSALEEPKKLQIKELPLLKKLEDSLSALETCVGAEEEGPVDLDLSLHL encoded by the coding sequence ATGAATTTCCATTCGGGTAGAGAAGATGCGCAGAAGCATGCAGTTGATAAATCATGCATCTATTGCAACAAAGTATTTGACGACTATCTAGCTCTTAGTGGCCACCTTAGGATTCATGAGGAGGAGACATTGAGGGCCCTGAATTTTCCTGGTCGTTCTAGTAATTCCATCGACATTACTAGGAACCCTCCTGCTCCCCTGCCAAACAGCCAACTGAGCTTGGCTAGCGTGAACAATCTGACTCCAATCACTAGAACACCAACTCTAATTGACTTCTGTGCAATGTTCGGCTCATGTGATGCAAACCAGGCTAACAGGAGCAAATCCACTGGCAGCAATCTCGGAGATGCCCAAACTCAGATTGTCATGTCTCCTAGTGGTGCAACTTTTCGCCATAATAGTTCAGCTTCGAAGACATTTGCTCCAGTTGGTGCCAATGCTGCCTTGTCTTCTGCCGCATGTGCTTCATCTGGTGGCGTTGTAGCGACTGGCCTTCCTACAGATTCTTCATCATATTTGCGCAAATATGAGGTTTGTCAGTTTAATACTGATGAATTTCAGATTAGCCAGGATGGTCTGCCACCAGCCTTGAGAGATGCCATGCAGAAAACTCAAGGTTATAATCTGGGTAAGCTTCCAAATCCTACCTTTGCTATAACTAATCCTGACCTTGGTTGTGAGTCATATCAGTTGCCTAGATCCAATGGATCTATTGCTTCTTTGTGGCTTTTGCCAGGTCCGCCCCCATCCTCATACGTGGGTAAAGTTGGTCAATCTGAGACAATTTTGTTGATGGGAGAAGGAAGCAAGAGGCCTTGCTTAGCTGACAATCCAATGACTGCTAGCTTAATGAATGCAtctaaaaaacctaaaatttcCCCCAGTGCACTTGAGGAACCAAAGAAGCTTCAGATCAAGGAGCTTCCTCTTCTCAAGAAACTTGAAGATTCACTATCTGCCTTGGAAACTTGTGTTGGTGCTGAAGAGGAAGGTCCAGTGGATTTAGATCTGTCTCTGCATCTGTAG
- the LOC121222323 gene encoding F-box/kelch-repeat protein At1g30090, translating to MRLGKGFQFELYLQGEPLIPGLPDDVALNCLLRLPVECHTACKAVCKRWHFLLGNKERFFTSRKELGFKDPWLFVLAFQKCTGEIEWQVLDLTNFSWHSIPTMPCKDNICPHGISCVSFPSEGALFACGGMMASDVDSPLDLVFKYEIQKNNWTVMKKMNTARSFFASGAINGMIYVAGGNSADLFELDSAEVMDPAIGNWHPVASMGTNMASYDSAVFNGKLLVTEGWLWPFFVSPRGRVYDPITNTWENMALGLREGWTGSSVVVYGHLFVVSEHERMKLKVYYPDNDSWETTQGPPLPEQICKPFAVNAYDNIIYVIGRYLHVAMGYISKRNETGSSENKWRFSVEWQVIDGPKLSDLTPSTSQVLFA from the coding sequence ATGAGGTTAGGCAAAGGGTTTCAGTTTGAGTTGTATCTTCAAGGGGAACCCCTTATTCCAGGCCTTCCTGATGATGTTGCCCTTAATTGTCTCCTTCGGCTTCCGGTCGAGTGCCATACCGCTTGTAAAGCCGTATGCAAGCGATGGCACTTTCTGCTTGGTAATAAAGAACGATTTTTCACTTCAAGGAAGGAACTAGGTTTCAAAGACCCTTGGCTGTTTGTGCTTGCCTTCCAAAAATGCACTGGTGAAATTGAATGGCAGGTTCTTGATTTAACCAATTTTTCTTGGCATAGCATCCCTACGATGCCGTGCAAAGACAATATTTGTCCCCATGGTATTAGCTGTGTTTCGTTTCCCAGTGAGGGCGCACTCTTTGCTTGTGGGGGGATGATGGCCTCCGATGTCGATTCCCCTCTTGACTTGGTCTTCAAGTATGAGATTCAGAAAAACAATTGGACTGTGATGAAAAAGATGAATACTGCTAGATCGTTTTTTGCAAGCGGAGCGATTAATGGGATGATATATGTAGCTGGTGGAAACAGTGCTGATCTTTTCGAGCTCGACTCGGCCGAGGTTATGGATCCCGCAATTGGGAATTGGCATCCAGTAGCCAGCATGGGGACCAATATGGCATCTTATGATTCTGCAGTATTCAATGGAAAGCTTCTAGTGACAGAAGGCTGGTTATGGCCATTCTTCGTCTCTCCAAGGGGTCGAGTTTACGATCCAATAACTAATACTTGGGAGAATATGGCTCTAGGATTGAGAGAAGGCTGGACTGGCTCGAGCGTAGTGGTTTATGGCCACTTATTCGTGGTTTCTGAACACGAAAGAATGAAACTCAAAGTTTATTATCCAGACAATGATTCCTGGGAAACAACACAAGGTCCCCCATTACCAGAACAGATATGCAAACCATTTGCTGTCAATGCATACGATAACATAATATATGTCATCGGTCGCTACCTTCATGTTGCCATGGGCTATATCTCGAAACGGAATGAAACAGGGAGTTCTGAGAATAAGTGGAGATTCAGTGTCGAATGGCAAGTTATCGATGGTCCAAAACTTTCTGACTTGACACCCTCAACTTCTCAGGTTCTGTTTGCTTAG